AAGGATCGATGCGAAGAAATGCGTCAAGCTCGCTTGAACATGCCGCGGCGCAGCTCCGAGCAGGCATGGGCGCAGCACGACGCGGCCGTGAAAGCCTTGCGGAACTTCGTGAGCGGGCATGCGACATCCTCCGGACATGGCTCTCCAACCAAGACAGTATCCTCCAAAAGGACCCGGCACTGAGCTTGGACCGTAGACAAGCTCACGTAGGACATCGCGTCGGATGAATTACTCCTCGCGATCTCGCCCGCTCAGATCATCGCGTCGGAAAAGCCGCTCAGTTCGCATCACATAGACCATGAAAACAAGTTCTCCTGCCACGCGGTAGAAGATGCGCAGTGGCGGAATGACCAAATGCCGGTATTCCGTGCCCCGGAGTTCCATGGGACAGGATCCCATCTCCGGACAGGTCTCCAGGTGATCCACCCGCTCGAAAACCCGTCTCACCAAACGCTTCGCAGCCGCAGGATCATCGAGCGAGATGTAGTCGGCAATCTCGTCGAGGTCTTCGAGCGCCGGTTCGGTCCAAATCACTCGAGCCATCGCGCCATCCTCCGCTTCGCGTCCTGATGAGGAACTACCCGGCCTTCTAGGATGGACTTCTCTCCACGAGCAACCCCTTCAAGAATCTCCAGTTTCTTTTGCATGCGGGAGAAGGTCTCGACACCCACCAGATAGGCTGCCGGCAAGCCGTGTTGGGTGATCAACACGGGCTCCTGATGCTCAGCCAACCCATCGATGATCTCCGTCGCCCGGCGCTTCAAGGTTGTGACCAATTCGCTCCTCATGAAGTGACACTAAAGTGATACTCCGAGGCAGTCAATTCGCCGGTTGTCGGGATTTCTCATCGACTCCGTCCCCGCCATTCCGAAGCCTTCCGGCGGGCACGCCCTTGGCACTTGGAACTTCTTACTTGGAACTTCGATGCTCTACCACTCGACCAACAATCCCGCCCACCGGGTGGACCTGAAGGAAGCGATCCTCCGCTCCCTGCCGCCGGACAATGGCCTCTACATGCCGGACACGTTGCCGGTGCTGGGGCCGGAATTCTGGGCGATCTGGCGCGAGCTGACCTTCCAGGAAATCGGCTACGCGGTGGCACATGCATTCTTCCATGAGGACGTGCCGGCCGCGGCGCTGAAGGAAATCGTCGAGGGCACGCTGGCCTTCGATGCCCCGGTAGTCCCGCTCGCTCCCGGCGATCACATCCTCGAGCTCTTCCACGGCCCGACGCTCGCCTTCAAGGACTTCGGCGCGCGCTTCATGGCCCGCCTGATGGGCTGGCTGGTCCGAGGTGACAACCGCGAGCTCACAGTCCTCGTCGCCACCTCCGGCGACACCGGTGGTGCTGTCGCCTCGGCCTTCCACCAGGTCCCCGGCACGCGCGTCATCATCCTTTATCCGAAGGGCAAGGTCTCGGGCCTGCAGGAGAAGCAACTCACCGCGCTCGGCGGCAACGTCACCGCACTGGAGATCGACGGCACCTTCGATGACTGCCAGCGCCTTGTGAAGTCCGCCTTCCTCGACCGCGAACTCTCCGAGCGCCTCAACCTGACCTCGGCGAACTCGATCAATCTCGCGCGCCTCGTTCCGCAGAGCTTCTACTACATCCATAGTGCTCGCCAGCTTCCGGAAGGAGTCGAGCCGGTGTTCGTCATCCCGTCCGGCAACTTCGGCAATCTCACCGCCGGTCTGCTCGCCATGCAGCTCGGCCTGCCGGTGAAGAAATTCATCGCGGCCACCAACGCCAACGACGTGGTCCCCGCCTATCTCAAGAGCGGCAACTACCAGCCGCGGTCGAGCACCGCGACGATCTCGAACGCCATGGACGTCGGCGCGCCATCGAACTTCGCCCGCATGCAAGCGCTCTTCGGCAGTTCATGGGAAGCGATGCGCGGGAAGATCGAGGGCACCTCCTTCACCGACGACCAGACCCGCGCGGCGATCCGCGAGGTGAAGTCGCTCTATAACTACGAGATCGACCCACACGGCGCGGTCGGCTGGCTCGCCGCCCGCAAGTGGCGCTCCGCGAACCCCGGCAATGCCACGATCACGCTGGAGACCGCGCATCCTTCGAAGTTCCTCGACGTGATGGAGCAGGAGATCGGCAAGGGTTCCGTCGAGATCCCCGAACGCCTCGCCATCCTCGCCGACCGCGAAAAAGTCGCGGTGCAACTCCCCGCCGACGAAGGCAGCTTCAAGGACTGGCTGAACCGCTGAACCGCTGATCCTTCCGCTTTGGAACACAGCCGTTCAGCAGGCTCTATTTCCCGTCCCAACAGGGCAGCTCATTCTTCGTCCCAACGGGACGGCTCATAATAGCCTGGCACGAAGTGCCAGGCAAAAACGCCCGCGACCAACGCGTCACAACGTGACGCCTCATGCGTCTAACAGCTGCATTCCCGGCCCGGATCCGAGCAACCATCGAATGGCGCTCTGCGTCGGACAAACACGGCACCGTCCCCGACGCGCGGAAGTTTTGCGATAAGACCGCACCACCCCGCATGAAGTCTCCCGTGGGGAGACCAAGCCACTGCCTTGCCTGACCCGGCACTTCGTGCCGGGCTTTTATGAATCGTCCCGTTGGGACGAAGAACGTCCCGTCGGAACGAGAGCCCTTTCCATTCAACTCACCGCTTCTTCCTCAAGAACGCCGGCACATCGAGATCTTCCCCTTCAAAGAGACTCGGCGATGCACCCTCAAACTTCCCACGCGGGCCGCCTTCGAAGCTGAGCTCGGGCTGTCCCTTGCCACCGGCCCGAGCCTTCACGGGCACGACCGGCTTCTCCGGGGCCGAGGGGTCTTCCATGCCGGCGAAGACATCGTCGAGATCATCGAAAACGCCGGGAAGGACCACCGGCTTCTCATCCTTGGTAAGAACGACCGGTTCGGCCTCGGGTTCTTCCTCCGGAGCCGCAGGCTCTTCGTCCTCGATGGTGAAGAAGGCGGGCGACTCCTCTTCTGGTGCATCTTCCATCTCCGGCATCTCGGGGAATTCGTCTTCCACCGCAGGCTCCGCCACGGACTTGTAATTCACCATCTCCTCCACCTTGCCGGCGAAGTCGTCGCTATCGGCGCGTTCTGCTGCAGGACTGGCATCGATGGTAAAGGGCGATGGCTCAGGCTCGGCAAACGGCGTGGCCTCTTCCACCGGCGGGGCAGGAGCAGGCTTCGGCTTGGTCGTAAATTCAGCCACCACCGGCTTGGTCTCCTCGAACAAGCTGGCCGCGGCGATTGCCTTGGCGACGGAGGCGGGAGGCGCGCTCTTCTTCACCGGCACCGGTGCCGGCTCGGGCGCACGCACCGGTTCAGGAGCACGGACCGGTTCAGGAGCACGGACCGCCTCACGGACGGGTTCACGAACCGGCGGCGGCGGGGCCACGGCGACTGCGACCGGTTCCTCTTCCTCCTCTTCCTCCTCTTCGGGTTCATCCATGGAGAAGCCAACGGTCGGCTCTAACAGCGCAGGCCTCTCCATCGGTGAAGTGCGGGTCGCATGCAGACGATCCTCGGGCAGCGAGCTGACCATCGTGATGCTCAGGCTCTCGCCCATGGTCGGATCGACGGCCGCGCCGAAAAGCACGTGTGCTTTGTCCGGGACGTGCTTCGAGAGGCTCTGCATCAGCAGCTCGATTTCATAGAGCGTTAGATCCTGACCACCGCAGAGGTGGACAAGCACGCTCTCGGCATCGCGCAGCAAAGCCCCTTGGTCGAGCAGCGGGCTGTTGAGCGCATTGCGCAGCGCCTTCTGGGCGCGGTCCTTGCCGCTGGCGATGCCCGAGCCGAAGAGACAGCGCGAGCGCGTGGTGCGCAGCGCGGTCATCAGGTCGTCGAGGCCCACGTTGATCAGACCCGGGCGGATCACCAGGCGGATCACCGCCTTGATGCTCTCCGAGATCATCCGGTCGGCGGCGGCGAAGGCTTCGTGGATTCCTTGCTTCGCCAGCACGAGATCGCCCATGCGGGTATTGTCGAAAGTAACCAGCGCATTCGAAAGCACGGCCAACTCGTTGAGCGAGGTATCCGCCTGATCGCGGCGACGGCGACCTTCAAAGCTGAACGGCATCGTGGCGAAGACGACGACAAACGCCCCTTCTTCCCGCGCGATGCGGCAGATGATGGGCGCGGCACCGGAGCCCGTGCCACCGCCAAGGCCCACGCAGAGGAACACGATCTTGCGGCCCTTCAGCGCGGCACGGATCTCGCTTTCGGCTTCCAGGATTGCCTGCTGGCCGAGCTCCGGGTCGCCGCCGCAGCCGAGGCCCTTGGTCAGATTGCGGCCGAGCTGGATGCGCTCGCGGGCGACCGAGCCGGACAGCGTGCGAATGTCGGTGTTCACCGCCAGCATCTCCGCGCCGTCCATGCCGTCGAGGACGACCCGGTCGAGCATGTTGGTCCCGGCACCGCCGAGGCCGACGATTTTCACGGAGGACGATGGGATGGTGTTCTGGGGGTCGCGTGGGAATTCGATCATGTCAGGGATGGCGGCCGCGCCGCCGGGGTATGTTTATTTTGAGAAGGGCCAGAGGCGGCGCAGGAAGCCGCGCTTCGGTTCACGTTCGGCCTCGATGATCTGTGCATAGCGGATCAGGCCGATCGCGGTGGTGAACTGGGGGTCCTTGAAATTCGCTTGCACACCGCTGAGTTCCGGCGGCTCGGGACGGTAGATGTCGCGCTTGAAAATATCGTGCGCCAGCTCGCCGAAGCCGCGCATCAGGCTGCTGCCACCGGACAGGAAGACGCCGGTGCCTACTCGCTCCATCGCCCCGTCAGGCAGGCGGCGCAGCAGCAGCTTCAGCGTTTCCTCCATGCGCTGGCGGATGATGTCATTGAGAAGCTGGCGCTTCACCTCCGCCTCGGCGAAGCCCTTGTCGTCCGAGACCTTGATGACGCCCACCGAGCGAGCCGGGTCAGCGGAAGCGTCGCCCTCGCGGACCTTGAGCATCTCGGCCTTTGAGAAGGCGAGGCCGGTGACGAGGTGGATGTCATTCGTGATGTGATCGCCGCCGACCGGGATGCAGCCGGACGCCTCGATCGCACCGTCGAGATAAAGTACGTAGTCCGTCGTACCACCGCCCACATCGATGACCAGCGCGCCGCGCTCCTTCGACTCGCGGTCGAGCGCGACCTGGGCCGAGGCGATGGGAGCGAAGACCAGGTCATCGATGTCCAGCGGCATCTCGCGGACGCACTTGATCTGGTTCTCGATCCGCGAGCGGATCCCGTGGATCACGTGGAAGTCGGCATCCACCGTCTTGCCGGAAAGCCCGACCGGCGAGGTCGCGTGCTCGAAGCCATCGACGCCGAAGCGGCGGATGATGTGGTGGAGGTAAACGTGGTCCGCCGGGATCGCCACGGCACGGGCGATTTCCTTCGCCTCCTGGACGTGGGCCTGGGCGATGACCGATTCGTCATCGGGCAGGCGGAAGCTGCCGCGGTTGTTCACCCCATGGATATGCGCACCGGTGACCGAGAGATAGACGCTGCCGATTTCGACATCGCTGGCATCCTCGGCTTTCACCAGTGCATCCTTGAGGCAGGCGCGGACCTGCGGGAAGTCGTAGATCTCGCCCTTGCGCACGCCCACGGACTTCGACTGGCCGACCCCGAGGATTTTCACGGAGCCGTCCGACTTCACCTCTCCGACCACCATGCAGATCTTGCTGGTGCCGATTTCAAGGCCGACGTGGATCTTCGAGCGAGGCATGGGGTGATTCAGCGATTGAGGAGATTCTGCAAGTCGCGCGAGCGGCGGTCAGGTGTGGCGACTGGCGCAGGTTCGTCGATCAAAATGGCACGCGGCGTGCCCTCCCCGCGGAGAATGACCGGGATATTGCGCTCGGGGATGAGTTCGATCGACGCGATCTGCTGGTCCTGAGTGCGGGCGTGTTCCAACGCGGAGCGCAGGTCGCCCATCTGCCGTTCGTGATCGCCGAGGCCGAAGGAAGCGGTGGTCCCGTCATGGGAAACCAGCTCCAGCGACCACGTGCGGCTTTGCCGGAGCGTGTCGATCCACTGGTCCGCACCCTCGATCTCAGTGCAGGCGACCTGATAGAGACGCATCAGGCGGTCGAATTCGGGATGCACCACCTGCTTCCCGGCAACTGGCATCTCGCCACCTTCGCCAAGCTGGAGCACCGGCAATCCGGCCGCCTTGTCGAGCAGGGCAGGCGGGCAGTGGAAAGCGAAACCGCTCCGATTGACGACCAATCCCTGCTGCGGATCGCGCGCGGGAATGCCGTGCGACGGAGAGGATATCCATGCGCGCGGCTCCCGGGCCGCGGCGTCAACGATCAGCGTGCCCGGGAATTCGCGGCGGACCTTCGCATAGGCAATCTCGGGCAATGCCTGCAACTTCGACTCGATCACGGCGACATCGCAGTCGAAAAGGCTGCCATTCAAATCAATGCCGGCCACCTGGACGAGCCGACGTTCGTCAATCGCGGGGTTCGGCGTCAGCTCGATCGCCTGCAGCCGGAACTCCTCGTTCTCCAGCAATCCACGACGGATGCCGTACTTCACGCCCCACACCGTCCCGCCGAGGAAGGCGAGGATCACGACAAACCGCACCATCTTGCGGCAGCTCTTCAAGACGCTGAACCAGACGATGCGCGGCGAAACGACCTTCGCCTGAAGCTCGATCACTTGGCGGCGATGTTGGACGCGGGAGGTACGGCGCTTGATGAACATGGTGAGGTGGGTGGGGGTCCAGTGTTCAGGTTTCAGGCACGCAAGGCCAACGAAAGCTCCGCAATTTTGAGGCAAAGCGCGGTGAAATCGATTCCATGGGCAGCGGCGGACTTCGGCAGCAGGCTCGTTTCCGTCATGCCTGGGATGGTGTTGGCTTCGAGCACGAAGGGATTGCCAGCCGCATCGAGCAGGACATCGACGCGCGAGTAAACTTCAATGCCCAGCGAACGGTGGCCGGCGAGCGCGGCTTCCAGCACGCGGCGGGTCGTCTCCGCATCCAGATCGGCCGGGCAGTAGTAATCGCTGCCCACCCCGCCGCTCAGCCATGGATACTTGTTGGCCATGTCGTAGAAGCCATCGCGCGGAGCGATGTGGACAATCGGCATGGCGGTGTCGTCGAGGATGCCCACGGTGAGTTCCTTCCCTTCGACAAAGGCTTCGACGAGGATGTCATTGCCATACTTCGCGGCGGTCTCCATGGCGGCCATCGCCTCGGAGGCCTCCTTCACGATCGTCACGCCGACGCTCGATCCTTCGCGCGGCGGCTTCACCACGAATGGCACCGGGATGGTCGGCAGCTTGGGGCCATTCGACACATCGACGATCTCGGAGGCCGGCGTCGGCACGCCCGCGGCGAGGAACTTCTCCTTGGCGAGATTCTTGTCGAAGGCGATGCGGCTGCTGGTGACACCCGCGCCGGTGTAGGGCACGCCCTTGTCCTCCAGGATTTGCTGGAGCTGGCCATCCTCGCCGAAGGTCCCGTGGATCACGTTGTAGGCGAGGCCGGAGCCGGCGGGCAGCTCGAAATCCGCGCCCGCGACATCTACCGCGACCGCGTTGTAGCCGGCCGCTTGTAGCGCCTTGAGCACGGCCTTGCCGGACGCGAGCGAAACCTCGCGTTCAGAGCCGGGGCCGCCCATCAGGACGGCGATGAGAAGATCTTTCGCGATCATATTCAGAAGGTGAATTCGTCGGCGCCGAGGACTTTCACCTCGGTCTCCAGTTCAATGCCGCGGGATTCGCGGGCGACGGCCTTGATGCGCTCGATGACTGCAAGCACTTCGCTTGCCGTCGCGCCGCCGCCATTGACGATGAAATTCCCATGCACGTCGGAAACGCGGGCCTTGCCCTCGTTGCAACCTTTCAGGCCAAGCTCGTCCACCAGCTTGCCGGCGGGCGTTTCGGCGGGGTTCTTGAAGATGCAGCCGGCGCTTGCCGCCACCGGTTGAGAAGCGCGGCGCTTCGAGCGCGACGCATCCCAACGGCCTTGGATCGCCTCGGCAGTATCGGGCTTGCCTTCGAAGACGGCTTGCAAGGCGAAGTTGCGGCGCAGTTCGGGCACATCTCGGTAGTTCGCCACGATCTCATCGCGGGAGCGGACGCGGATCTCTCCATCCTCATCGAGGAAGATGACGCTCACGACCTGATCGAAAGTCTCGGTGCCCATCGCGCCGGCATTCATGCGCAAGGCCCCGCCGACATTGCCGGGGATGCCTTCCATCCACTCGAAGCCGCCGATACCCGCGGCCTGCGCAACGCTGGCCACCTTCTTCAAGCGCACGCCCGCCCCGGCGATGACCTTGCCGTCCTCGGCGCGGCACTCGGAAAAGACGCCACCGCTGGGATGCACCACCGCGCCGCGGATGCCACCATCGCGAACCAGCAGATTCGAACCGCGGCCCACGACGCGCAACGCGATCCCCCGCTCGCGGCAATGATTCACCACCGCCGCAAACGCCTCGAAGCTATGCGGCTCGATCCAGAACTGCGCCGGGCCCCCGACCAGCATCGTGGTATGGCGGCGCATCGGTTCGTAGAGCTTGGCATCGATCTCGTCGCGCGGGGCGAGGCGCAGGATTTCCTCCAGCACCTTGAGGTCGTTCGCGATCCGCGTGCCGGCCTCATGGACGTTGCCCGCGCCGAGCGTGATCAGCAGATCGCCGGGCTCGAGGAAATTGCCAACCACATGGTGCGCGGTGGCAAGACACGGCAGCGAGACCACATCGCCATCTCCCTGGCGCTTCGCCGCATCGACGATCGTCGCGCCAGTCACGCCGGGAATCGGCAACTCGCTGGCGGGATAGACATCGGTGACGAAGACCTTGTCGGCGGCTTGCAGCACCTTGCCGAAGTCATCAGCCAAGGCCTGCGTCCGCGTGTAACGGTGCGGCTGGAAGAGCACGACCACGCGGCCGGGCTTCAACGAGCGCGCCGTCTGCAGCGTGGCCGCCAGCTCAGTCGGGTGGTGGCCATAGTCATCGACGATCCGCAGGCGCTGCGAGAGATACTTCGTTTCGAAGCGGCGCTTGGCACCCGCAAAGGTATTCAGCGCACGAGACACCAGCCGGAAATCCGCGCCGAGCTTGTCGGCGGTGGCGATCGCGGCGAGCGCATTGAGCACGTTGTGACGGCCGGGGATACCGAGTTCGACATCGCCCAAAATCTCGCCGTTGCGAACTACGGTAAATGCCGTAGCTCCGCGCAGCTCGCGGATTTCCGCGGCGGTATAATCCGCACCGGACCAGCCGTAGCTGACGGCTTGGTCGGACTTCGTCGCAACTTCCGTGGCCACCGCGCACTCCTTGCAATACACCACCGGCCCCGTGGTCTGGCTGACCAGCGTAGCGAAGACCGCCTTGATCTCCTCAAGGTCCTTGTAGTGATCGAGATGCTCGGCCTCGATGTTGAGGATGATCGAGCAGGTGGGATGGTAGAGCGCGAGCGTGCCATCGCTTTCATCCCCTTCCGCCACCATCCACTCGCCGTCTTCCGACCAGCGGGCGTTTGCGCCGAGCACCGGGATTTCCGCGCCGACATAGTGGCTCGGTTGCAGCCCACCCTCGCGCAACGCGTGGGCGACCATCGATGAGGTGGTGGTCTTGCCGTGGGTGCCGGAGACCACGATGCCTTTCCGCGTGTGCAGGATACCCGCGAGGCACTCGGCGCGGCGGATCACCGGAACTTCAGCCGCTTTCGCCGCGGCGTAGGCCGGGTTCTCGGGACGGATGGCCGAGGAGTAAACGACCACGTCCGCGCCTTGCACGGCTTCCGCGGTGTGGGGCGACGAGAAGACCAGCCCGAGCTTTTGCATGCGCTCGGTTTCCCCCGAGGTCACGCGGTCTGAGCCGCTGACGCGGTGGCCCATGCCCATCAGCAGCAGCGCCAGGCCACTCATGCCCGAGCCAGCCACCCCGATCAGGTGGATGCGCAGCGGGTGGTCGCGGTCGGTCAGCTTGGGGCTCAGGTCGTTCATTTCCGGGAAAGGGTCGCTTCGATCGCATCGCAGACCCGCGCGGCAGCGTCGGGCACGGCGAGCGAACGGGCCGCTTGTGCCATGCGGTCGCGGGTTTGCAAGTCGCTCATCAGCGTGGTGACCCTCGCGGCCAATTTCGCAGCATCGAGCGCACCTTCGGGCTCCAAAAACGCGGCGCCGGCTTTTTCAAAAACTTCCGCATTGCGGGTCTGGTGATCGTCCGCGGCGTAGGGAAACGGCACCAGGATCGAGGGCAGCCCGAGAAAGGACAATTCGGTCATGCTCGAGGCCCCGGAGCGCGACAGCACGGCGTCTGAAACCGCATATGCCGACGGCATGTCATCGCAGAAGCCCACCACGCGGTAGCCATCGCGACCGGCCGCTTCTTCCTCGACCCGTGGCTGGTCCAGCGGCCCGGCGATGTGCAGGACCTGCGTGCCTTTCGGAAAATCGCCGAACGCCATCGCTACCAGCGAATTCAAGCGCCGCGCACCTTGGCTGCCGCCGGTAACCATCAGCGTCGGCCGCGACGGATCGAGCCCGAACTTCGCCGCCGCTTCGGCCCGGCTTGGCAGGGTCCGCATTTCCGCGCGCACCGGCGTGCCGGTCGGAACCACATCCTTGCCCGGGAAAAAGCTCCGCGCCGGCTCCATCCCGATGAAGACCTTGCGGCAAAATTTCGCTGTCAGCCGGTTCGCCTTGCCGGGGAGTGCATTCGAGTCGTGCACGAAGGCCGGAAGACCGGCCCGCTTCGCCGCCCAGCAGGGTGGCAACGAGGTGAAGCCTCCCATGCCGAGCACGGCGTCGGCCTTGAACTCCTTCAGCAAGGAGCCGCAGCGACCGGTCGTGCGCCAGAGCTTCCACAGGAAGGGCAGCATCTTCGGCGAAAAGGTCGCCGGCTTGCCGATCGCGGGGACCGTTTCAAACCGGTACTGCGGGTATTTCCGGCGCGCTTCCTGGTCGATCTTCTTCTCGGAGACCAGCAGCAGCACCTCCCGGCCGCGACCCGTCCATTCTTCCGCCACCGCCAATCCGGGGAAAAGATGACCTCCCGTGCCGCCGCACGCGATTACCAACGACGTTTTCCCGCCTGAATGCTCCATAAATCCGGTGTCCCGAGACCCCCGGCCAAGGTGCCGCGCGGCCACGGCAAAGAATGCAACATTTCTTGATTATCAAGGCAATCGCCAAAACGGCCGCCGACAAGCTTTTGGCAAGCTGCCCCACTGACCCCGGAATTCGCTCCGGTCGCACCCGCATCAACCAAGACTCCCGAATTGTGTCAAAGAGCCAGAATCGCCCGAATGAATCCGAACGAGTCCGATTTTGACACCCATGTGGTGAAATTCCATTGAACCACCATACCTACGACTCGAAATCACCGCAAATTAGATTGTTAACATATCCTTACCAAATTCGCATTTGGACTGATTTTCAATACTTTACAGAACCAAATCACCCTCAAACCTGAAAATCCGAAAAAGGGAAACATATATCCTGCTACGTGATCACGTACCACGAAAGGCCTTGTCGAGACGAGGCATTGAGTGTTGGATCACGCCGTTCCCAGCGAACAACCTGAAGCGAAGGTTCCCCCCGACCAGAGACTCAGGCGTCAGACGAACCGACCGTGGGAATTCCCCCGATCCCAAGGCCGGTTCGTCCGAGAAAGCCGGCTTGCTTCCCCCCAGAGAACAAGCCGGAAGATTTCCCCCGACAGTGTGTGTGTTAGTGTGTGTTGTCAGCCGCCCGGCGGGTCAATTCCCCCGATCCGCCGGGCGGCTTGCTCTCCCAACCAAAGCAGGCCCCCGCCGCCGCTATCCCCCTCACACAACACCCCCTCTTTCCCGTGCCAGAGGCATCCTGGCACCCGGCTCCCTCCTTCAAGGCGACGCCCTCTCCGTCCCAACGGGACGGCTCATAAAAGCCTGGCACGAAGTGCCAAGTAAGGCGGACGAGCGGATCGAGTCACAACGTGACGCCTCATGCTTCAAACGGCTGCATTCCCGGCCCGGCTCCGGACCTCCGTCGGATGGCGCTCTGCGTCGGACAAATACGGGGCCAGCCCATCGGCGGGACCTTTGGGTCAAACCGCCGCACCCCGCATAAGGTCTCCCGTTGGGAGACCAAGTCCTTGACGGAGTTTCCCGGCAATGCGTGCCGGGCTACTATGAACCGTCCCGTTGGGACGAAGAGGGTCACCGGGGACACACGCCCTCTCTCACTCCGGCAACCGCTCCGCCCGCCGCGCCCGCCGCTCAAAAAGCTGCGTCTCCACGTAGCCAGCCGACTTCGCCCACTCGATCGCCTTTCCAAAATCCCGCGCCACGTCACTAGGCGCATGGGCATCGGAGGAAATCACCAGCGGCACCCCCGCCTGACACGCCAACTCCAGAAACTGCGGGTGCGGATAAGCCTCGGCACACGGCTTGTGCCACCCCGCGGTATTCAACTCGATCACCCCGCCCGCGGCCGCAATCGCCTCAATCGCCGGCTCATAAAAGCGCGCCAAGTCACCCGGCGGCCGGTGGGAGAATTTCTTGATGAGATCCGGGTGACCGAGGATGTCGAACAGCCCGCTCT
This genomic interval from Luteolibacter arcticus contains the following:
- a CDS encoding type II toxin-antitoxin system RelE/ParE family toxin; its protein translation is MARVIWTEPALEDLDEIADYISLDDPAAAKRLVRRVFERVDHLETCPEMGSCPMELRGTEYRHLVIPPLRIFYRVAGELVFMVYVMRTERLFRRDDLSGRDREE
- a CDS encoding type II toxin-antitoxin system prevent-host-death family antitoxin; this translates as MRSELVTTLKRRATEIIDGLAEHQEPVLITQHGLPAAYLVGVETFSRMQKKLEILEGVARGEKSILEGRVVPHQDAKRRMARWLE
- the thrC gene encoding threonine synthase — encoded protein: MLYHSTNNPAHRVDLKEAILRSLPPDNGLYMPDTLPVLGPEFWAIWRELTFQEIGYAVAHAFFHEDVPAAALKEIVEGTLAFDAPVVPLAPGDHILELFHGPTLAFKDFGARFMARLMGWLVRGDNRELTVLVATSGDTGGAVASAFHQVPGTRVIILYPKGKVSGLQEKQLTALGGNVTALEIDGTFDDCQRLVKSAFLDRELSERLNLTSANSINLARLVPQSFYYIHSARQLPEGVEPVFVIPSGNFGNLTAGLLAMQLGLPVKKFIAATNANDVVPAYLKSGNYQPRSSTATISNAMDVGAPSNFARMQALFGSSWEAMRGKIEGTSFTDDQTRAAIREVKSLYNYEIDPHGAVGWLAARKWRSANPGNATITLETAHPSKFLDVMEQEIGKGSVEIPERLAILADREKVAVQLPADEGSFKDWLNR
- a CDS encoding cell division protein FtsZ; translation: MIEFPRDPQNTIPSSSVKIVGLGGAGTNMLDRVVLDGMDGAEMLAVNTDIRTLSGSVARERIQLGRNLTKGLGCGGDPELGQQAILEAESEIRAALKGRKIVFLCVGLGGGTGSGAAPIICRIAREEGAFVVVFATMPFSFEGRRRRDQADTSLNELAVLSNALVTFDNTRMGDLVLAKQGIHEAFAAADRMISESIKAVIRLVIRPGLINVGLDDLMTALRTTRSRCLFGSGIASGKDRAQKALRNALNSPLLDQGALLRDAESVLVHLCGGQDLTLYEIELLMQSLSKHVPDKAHVLFGAAVDPTMGESLSITMVSSLPEDRLHATRTSPMERPALLEPTVGFSMDEPEEEEEEEEEPVAVAVAPPPPVREPVREAVRAPEPVRAPEPVRAPEPAPVPVKKSAPPASVAKAIAAASLFEETKPVVAEFTTKPKPAPAPPVEEATPFAEPEPSPFTIDASPAAERADSDDFAGKVEEMVNYKSVAEPAVEDEFPEMPEMEDAPEEESPAFFTIEDEEPAAPEEEPEAEPVVLTKDEKPVVLPGVFDDLDDVFAGMEDPSAPEKPVVPVKARAGGKGQPELSFEGGPRGKFEGASPSLFEGEDLDVPAFLRKKR
- the ftsA gene encoding cell division protein FtsA, yielding MPRSKIHVGLEIGTSKICMVVGEVKSDGSVKILGVGQSKSVGVRKGEIYDFPQVRACLKDALVKAEDASDVEIGSVYLSVTGAHIHGVNNRGSFRLPDDESVIAQAHVQEAKEIARAVAIPADHVYLHHIIRRFGVDGFEHATSPVGLSGKTVDADFHVIHGIRSRIENQIKCVREMPLDIDDLVFAPIASAQVALDRESKERGALVIDVGGGTTDYVLYLDGAIEASGCIPVGGDHITNDIHLVTGLAFSKAEMLKVREGDASADPARSVGVIKVSDDKGFAEAEVKRQLLNDIIRQRMEETLKLLLRRLPDGAMERVGTGVFLSGGSSLMRGFGELAHDIFKRDIYRPEPPELSGVQANFKDPQFTTAIGLIRYAQIIEAEREPKRGFLRRLWPFSK
- a CDS encoding cell division protein FtsQ/DivIB, with protein sequence MFIKRRTSRVQHRRQVIELQAKVVSPRIVWFSVLKSCRKMVRFVVILAFLGGTVWGVKYGIRRGLLENEEFRLQAIELTPNPAIDERRLVQVAGIDLNGSLFDCDVAVIESKLQALPEIAYAKVRREFPGTLIVDAAAREPRAWISSPSHGIPARDPQQGLVVNRSGFAFHCPPALLDKAAGLPVLQLGEGGEMPVAGKQVVHPEFDRLMRLYQVACTEIEGADQWIDTLRQSRTWSLELVSHDGTTASFGLGDHERQMGDLRSALEHARTQDQQIASIELIPERNIPVILRGEGTPRAILIDEPAPVATPDRRSRDLQNLLNR
- a CDS encoding D-alanine--D-alanine ligase; this encodes MIAKDLLIAVLMGGPGSEREVSLASGKAVLKALQAAGYNAVAVDVAGADFELPAGSGLAYNVIHGTFGEDGQLQQILEDKGVPYTGAGVTSSRIAFDKNLAKEKFLAAGVPTPASEIVDVSNGPKLPTIPVPFVVKPPREGSSVGVTIVKEASEAMAAMETAAKYGNDILVEAFVEGKELTVGILDDTAMPIVHIAPRDGFYDMANKYPWLSGGVGSDYYCPADLDAETTRRVLEAALAGHRSLGIEVYSRVDVLLDAAGNPFVLEANTIPGMTETSLLPKSAAAHGIDFTALCLKIAELSLALRA
- the murC gene encoding UDP-N-acetylmuramate--L-alanine ligase encodes the protein MNDLSPKLTDRDHPLRIHLIGVAGSGMSGLALLLMGMGHRVSGSDRVTSGETERMQKLGLVFSSPHTAEAVQGADVVVYSSAIRPENPAYAAAKAAEVPVIRRAECLAGILHTRKGIVVSGTHGKTTTSSMVAHALREGGLQPSHYVGAEIPVLGANARWSEDGEWMVAEGDESDGTLALYHPTCSIILNIEAEHLDHYKDLEEIKAVFATLVSQTTGPVVYCKECAVATEVATKSDQAVSYGWSGADYTAAEIRELRGATAFTVVRNGEILGDVELGIPGRHNVLNALAAIATADKLGADFRLVSRALNTFAGAKRRFETKYLSQRLRIVDDYGHHPTELAATLQTARSLKPGRVVVLFQPHRYTRTQALADDFGKVLQAADKVFVTDVYPASELPIPGVTGATIVDAAKRQGDGDVVSLPCLATAHHVVGNFLEPGDLLITLGAGNVHEAGTRIANDLKVLEEILRLAPRDEIDAKLYEPMRRHTTMLVGGPAQFWIEPHSFEAFAAVVNHCRERGIALRVVGRGSNLLVRDGGIRGAVVHPSGGVFSECRAEDGKVIAGAGVRLKKVASVAQAAGIGGFEWMEGIPGNVGGALRMNAGAMGTETFDQVVSVIFLDEDGEIRVRSRDEIVANYRDVPELRRNFALQAVFEGKPDTAEAIQGRWDASRSKRRASQPVAASAGCIFKNPAETPAGKLVDELGLKGCNEGKARVSDVHGNFIVNGGGATASEVLAVIERIKAVARESRGIELETEVKVLGADEFTF